TTAAAGCCGGTAAGCCGTACCGGGGTTCCCGCCTGGGTACCCTCGTCATACAGGAACATGGTCTCCCAGTGTACCACGTCCCAGTAGAACTCGTACAGGTCCTTCCTCGGGGGTTTCTGAACGAAGTTGACGAACTGGGCCGCCTCTGCCAGGGACACTATTACCAATATTAGGCACAAAGCTGTAACATACTTCTGAAACGTCATCGTGCAACAGACTTCTGAAACGTCCTATGACAACGttagctactagtatataggtagggtgcgtagtccagtggtttgcggccctgcctctggaactagaagccgtgagcgtgcatagtccagtggttaactgtggaactagaagccgtgagttcgatcccggctgtgtcgctcaacTAACATGCGCGCTACTGCAAAGGGTCACAGACCTTAGGATGGgatgttaagccgtggtccactgttcattgtgctagTCAGAAAGATAGGGGAATTTCTCTGGTACAAtcaacctgtaaatactgtacatagcgccTGTTCTTCAAGTCTGTCACgtccagtggaagaatagctctgcAGTCAACTTAAGTGGTTCCAGATCaatttactttcactttcacgcGAGTCAATGAAACTCTATCCGACACAACCATTTGTGGTCGAATGGATGGGATGTTGAACGTATTAGGAAAGAATCTGAATATTGGCCAAAGAGTTTGCGCAAAAGTTAAAACAATGCTATAGATCGCTAAAGGTTATGTAcatgtcacagtggagatcacaatccaggagaatcgccgatcctcctaggagaaactacgatagatataagaaacagatcccgatcgcaatctgtactagtagaatcggcgattctcctagtatagattgcaatcgggatttctcctaggagaaactccgatccaaactcaaacgatgctaagatgtatgaaacagcaataatttttttgataaacaatgattttattcggtatggtattaatgcaaacctactaacccattaccaactacactcaagcctacttgtgtcacttctacaatgttaacttcaccgaagactatcacacttgagtcacttctgcaactttactcaaggtacactatagtgtatagcatcactttcatggtaaatttcatgtgagtatgttttctgataaagtagtttctgataaagtaatttcttttaaagtacagcaaaaatcttataatatgtgaaagacaccaacaggtgatcaaacaatgtgtcagtatgcaaatttcacggctttggaagaacaataacaactgtaaagttgtcaaacaggtgtcaaaaaatcaagcagagtttcaagatattactaACAATTTCACACCTACAAATGTATTGAGTACATTCACTAGTCAGACGTGTATGGCTTGAgcgtagttggtaatgagttagtaggtttgcatttgaaactgaataaaatcattgtttatcaaaataattattgctgtttcatacatcttagcatcgtttgagtttggatcggagtttctcgtaggagagatcccgattgcaatctgtactaggagaatcgccgattctactagtacagattgcgatcgggatctgtttcctatatctatcgtagtttctcctaggagaaactccgatcgcgatctctcctaggaggatcggcgattctcctggatcgtgatctccactgtgacatacACATGGCGGATGACACAACGCACTTCCATAAGGAACATTTTATGAGCATTTCAATTCATCAAGCAAACACTAATTCCTTTTTTTACCTTCGCTACTTTATGTTTtcaggtctgtctgtctgtctcaaTCTGCAAATGTATGTTGGACAAAATTTAGAACACCACACGCTGGGGTTCGTGACAGTTACTGCATTTAAATCCATGGCACgaatgtttgtttacaaatcttAAACAGTGTAAAAGGTCACGCAAAGGTACTAGGTGTGCCTGTTGAACTTGAACACTCAAAACAAGGGAAGTTTCATTTGTACTAATGAAGGTGATAGACGGTCGTCGAATCATTTACTGAAGAatttaaaggtctactacgtaatatttgaacaaaacaaaaagtagcttttcctactttttctttacattattagttcaatcaaccctatagcattgcataccaatatttacAGAGAGACGCTGCGACATCATTGCACCAAATAagcatgtataaaaattgtgatatttcaaCAAACAGATGGGTTCAGGCCTGGTCACTGCCTGGCTGGTGTtccttatcagcctggcttcccagtggggggccagttgacagtttccTTTGAGTACAGTAGGTTAGtattctgtacaaggtttcttgcagttttgaagggaatatgacctcagcttgttgataccctacaaaatagactaataagttcatgattatatgctattttagaatgattagatatgggtgtttccaaagaagaagatctccattgtgttatttatctgcagtctgccatgcatgtgctaactgattatcccaccccgggggacctactgGTGGCAAGCTGTTTtacaaacaggagggtctaactaggggggacacaaggttacagtGGGCCTAGAGCAGAATGTTTTGTAGGCTAACCTTTATgttgcaaacgtgaaaaaatgacacaaaagtgtcaaaaactgtcaaaaagtGGAAGTAAATCTGaaatttcttagttctagaatatttgaaatttgagcgcaaaaaactacgtagtagacctttaataAAGGCAAGTTGTGCATCGAATtcaaagaagactttgttcaattgatctacccacctgataaaactattcacggatgaaACAAGGGAAGCAGTCAAGCTCAGTTGGTGTTACGGATTATATGTAGTGTATTTATATGTTTGAGTATGAGATATTTGAAGCCTACAGGCAAGAGTCTCAACACCCTACAACGGAGCGGTCGTGACCCCATTGCAACCGCTCCGCCTAGCGCCACTGGCATGAAACGCATCTGTTTTTACTTACATAACTGAAATACTGACCGTTAGTCGACCCCGACAATCGGCTGATAGTTCAGCATGATATATTGGCCGTACAGCGAGATAGTGTGTGCCCAATGAGGTTCTTTGGTGTGTGTGACACTGTTCAGTAGCTGACTGTGAACAGAGAGAGCTCACAGATCTTGACCTCCACTTCTCTTCACATCCAAGGTATTAGTTCTGTCAGGTACTGTTTCTTCATGTCAGTAGATTGGTAACAACGTGTACAAAGCGGACTAGTCAGACAAACGCGAGGAATTTGGACGAACAGAAGTTTAGCCAATCAGGGTCAATACGAGTATTTGATGTAGGGCTTTGTTGTTCGGTCCCTTTCGCTAACATAGGACAGTTTATGTGGTGTTCATAGGTTtgggatataacgttacacgagtgggtgggtgggtaaAGGCCGAATCGTACTTTATAGTAATAAGTCGATAATGGGTATAATttagtagcctggagtccagtcttaAGATCAGATTCCACGATTGCTACCCCGGCTGTTAGATAACAAGGCTGCAAGTTAATAATTTACCTCGCCAAAATCGTCATGGAAGCACCAACAtgatccaagcagatgttgggtgtgGAAGATAATGTAGTGCGTTTCTGATTTCCCAGAGTTTCTTCTATTGGGCATTGACCCGATGGACGTATATGTACTATTTGAGTTAATTAATGAATACCACAACTGTATAGTTTCCTCAAATACGTGTTGACAATATAACCACCACCCTTGACAGAAACATGGCGGAACACACGAGGTACTACGTATGCGTGCTCCTACTGACGTCATGTTGTGGCATGCTGGGAAGGACCCGCGCAGTGCATGTTGGGGAAGCGACTCTGGTGTATCAGTGGGCAACGTTGGACTACGACTGGCCAAGCAACGCCATGCGACAGGTCTCATTATTTCCTTCGCTAATTGTTCtatcagaaagagagaaaaatgaaGATAAGCCTCTGTCATGTAGTAAGTTTCTCCTCTTAAACCACCTACCTGACTAAAATGGCCGATTTTGTCCGAACAAACTCACCAATGTTCGTCGTTTTCGTTAAACTGGATGTGTTGTCTCGACATACACGATacagaagttactcaagcaaatgggtAAGTTTTGGTAAGCGAGCAAACATTTTAGACATCATCCTCTGCCTTTCATCGCGATTCGCCTCCATTGACATAAGATAGtggtttgaaaaacaaaaactgcaaaaacgtatccagttacttgagcaACTCTTTTTTTATTGCGTGCTATATTACCTGGTTATCTTACCTTCATCAAGTTGTAAGATATTTGTGAATCAATTGTAGAAGTTGCTGTCCACAAACATGATGAAGACACACAAGCGTCACGGAAAACGtaaataaatgacattttattgtGTTCCAGAGTGCTATAGATGAGGGACGGTACATACCCGAGAACATCATCGCCACGGGCATAAAAGTGTACGGGCAGGTGGTGTACCTGACCACCCCCCGCTGGCGGGATGGCAATCCGGCCTCTCTCAGGTAGGCGGTGGGAATTATTCTAAATTCTATctatctttctgtctttctcgtCAATTATCtgccattttcattttgttttaatagCGGCGCCAATATAAGCTGTTTCAACTTGAGTGGACCGCTATCTGTATTTTGCTTATGTATGTCTGTCCAATAAAAAATATTTTAGCGGATCTTGGACCTTCTTCAGCCATACTGACCATTCGTCTTAGGGGCATCAACTTGTTACCCCAAACACAAAGCAGATTGCTCATAGTGAAAAGGTTTTAAGTTTGTTCCAATAAgaaaactcaccataaattttcggtcgagaaCTCCGACCTTCGTCAGATGGATGACTCGCTGTTGTGATGTTCCGGAgtagtgtgtgttcaacttccatacccttccccaaatgctgagtgctaagcagagaaatcaGCATGTGCCATTATTAGAGTCTTAAGTAATTGTATTACTCGATGGTGGATAGAACTCGCGGCCTACCAAATACAATGCGAACACTCTGCCCACTTCGACATTGCACCGTTAACTAGATTGGGCATACGAAATTCAAACCGTTAACGAGCTTATAACTTATCCCTCCGTTTATTCAGCGCCGTGGTGGAGACTTCTGACGGGCGGAATGTGCTGCGACCCTTCCCGAGCTGGGAGATGAACCAGCTCGGCAACTGCTCCGCACTTCAGTCTGTGCAGGTGGTTCCGTTCTCTCCATACCCCTACTGTTAGCGCTGTTCTTAATGAATAGAAATACTTAAGTGCGTCAGATGGAGATTCTTGTCGCGCATGGATACTGTCTTCCTGCCACCGTCGTTTCTGTTTAGAGATTCACATTGACTAGGTTGTGTTACACAGTCTGTCCTTGTCGGGGTTAACTCCCCCAATTTagaccaaaaagtagttactcaagcaactggatgtggttttgaaacggtcagacgtttcggatagaatccactatccttcgtcagtgacactgaagtgatctggaagaaacaggtcttttatactgtaactatgaatgaagacaatttcagatgtccaataggaaacgttgtaagacaattcagactgaagacaatttggattccaaagaaaacaaaggtaaggcaaagtcaagctgcaGACactttggatttcaaaggatagcaaggctaagacacagttaatgcaaatgagtcaattagtcAATTCCCCCaatttaggcttaggtcccaattggaaaacCTGACGGATACCTGTGCAATTGGGACCAAAGCCTTAACAGGCGTTGATGCGATACCAGAGgtcggcagtttttttttttttttttggaaacagtgAGCCACGTGTAGTGTGTGTGTCTATCAAAGCACCAGATAGTATTTTCTGCCACATAAAGATCACtggtattgaaaaaaaagctgCTTCTCTGACATTTTGCATATGAATACTTCTTGTATTAATTGCTTCTAAACTTTATTTAGCTACCTTTTTAGTTGACCGGTTTCTCTTGTATTAAAGAGCATGGAAGTCGACCCGCTGGGGCGCATGTGGATCGCTGACGTGGGCGGAAGCTGTGCACCAAAACTCATCATCTACGACATCGagaccgatgacgtcatcagaacGTACACATTTCCCGCTGACGTGGCCAACACGAACACCACCTACCTGAACGACATTGTGATTGACACATCCGCAGACGATCCGGAGGACTGGTTCGCGTATATTTCGAACTCGCGAAGCCCTGGCGGTCTCGTGGTATATGACTACAGGCGGGACTCCTCACACAAGTTTGTTCGCTCGTTTTTAATTTGCACGTTTTTAATTTGCAATCTCTAATAGTTGAACGTCTTTGGTTGAATTCAATTGTGCTTAACGTTAAAAGCCTTCCTGGATTTCTTTTCTAAAActgtatacaaacatacatacaacagaATTACCATCCAATGTCTCTAACTTAATAAACATTGAATAGAATAATATTAGCTGAGGCTACATATCATCATCAATTATTTAGGGAAGCAAACTTTGAGAACTAATATACGATGTCACAGACTTGTCTGACTTGTTATATTATCATATTGTCACCACCATCTATCCAAGGCGAGTGCTAGGAGCGAAGGTGAATAGAATGTGCTATAATATCATATGAGTATTGAAATAAAGCCACTAAACATGTCTCCCGTCTCATAACGCGAGTCGGAGGACGCTACAAGCTAACTGCTTCTTACCGAGCCACGAAAATTTAGAACGGCATACTTTCCCTTGTTGCTGTGCATTTAAGAAAAGAATGTACGATTGATCATATCACTTTAATATAATACCTTTCTGTTCCGTTTTCCACTGTTCTACCAGAGTTTTTGACGCCAGCATGAGTGTGGAACCGGACGCAAAGGTCATGACGATCAACGGTCGGAACTACACCTTTGACGTGGCGGCTGACGGGATCGCTCTGTCACCGCTGGGGGACAACATGAAGGTCAGCATATTTATCTTATCAAATACGGTCAGACACGgcctttttattcatttgtttggaGAAGCAATATCTGGTTGTACTATAGGTAATTGCAGACTGTGCCGTAATGTCAGTGTTCTTGTCATATTGTCCAGGTTTACTACTGCGCACTAAGCGGCTATCACCTGTACTCTGTTCCGACCAGCGTCATCAAACAACCCGTAGTGACGGACATCAGCAGCAGTGTGACGCATGAAGGTAAGGGCTCATCTTTCAACTTCACTAAAGACTGCGTCACAATTCAGGCGAACGCCGGCTGATCTTTTAGATAAGCTGGAGCTCGCCTTAGCGTCGACcgtattttcactgaaaatctgccccgtcACAGATTGGACTGAGCTCGGTACTTCATTCTGGAAAGTTTAAGTTATTGTCTTTTCTGCCTTTTTGGTGCACAGCTGGCATCACACAGAGATTTTAATCCAAACGGACGAGCTGTTACAAATCGCCCGACGCCCTAGTAATCGCCAGGACGTCGGCCGTGCTTTGTGTTCTTCTTCTCGTCACCTTAGAGAAGTGACTATGGAAGCTAAAGAGGTCTTCCTCCCTCTAGCATATCCAAAATGTGTCAATTCCAAACCTTGTGAGAACTTTAATCTTCAGTTATGTTGCCATTAGTTTGCTCTTTCCTAGTAGATAGCATCTTGCTCCATCACCTTGGGCGACCCCCTTTGTGTTGGTGAAAAAAAGCTAGGCTGGAATCCATTCTACTTTACACAACTTCATTCCACCATTCTGCGGACAAGCGATGAGAGAGCTTCAATAGGCTAGATTGTATAGTTTCCCCGACTGTTTCCTTttcgtctgtctgtctctgtgtctgtctgtctgtttgtcggACAGGTGGTCAGTTAGCCTCCAATATCTATGAACCGAttctgtcgaacgccatatcgaacaaatagagccccctattctatttcgaacacctccgtcaaaaacagccctagtgggacagaaatggccaatggaaaatgatatgttttctttattgaaGACCAAAGACGATATATCTCATGTAACCTCCTTGAATCTATAGATAATACGTTTACGTGTGTAAGAATTTCTCTACTTGCCTAACAGGACGTAAGGTGTCCCAGAGTGACGGGCTGGTTGTGTCCCGGGAAGGGAACCTGTACTTCGCAGCCCTGCACCTCAACGCCGTCTACCGGTGGGACACCACGTCATCACAAGACGCGTCCTACGCGCACGAGCTCGtttctgatgacgtcaccatGCGTTGGGCTGACACCCTCGCCTTCGATGACGACGGCTACTTGTGGTTTATTGCCAATAGGCTGCACATGTGGCGTGCGAACGAGCTGACTTTCACAGGTTCGGAACCAAACTTCGTGGTGTGGAAGGTGCATGTTGGAGAGAAGTCCTACATGCACAAGAGTGGCGCGAAATCAGTCAGGGCCGATTTGATGTTGTGTTTGGTGGCAGTACTGTATGTCGCCATCCGCGAAATGTAACTAAGTCCTTACCTCACTAACGAAAtaaagtacaatgctaaactttcttccaacactaaggtgtacttacttacttatcctcttcgtcCCTGGTGAGACATAAGGCCACACTAAGGTGTACACtgataaaattttcaacgacaACTGTCGTCTTCTTCTTCAAGATCAATACTGACCAATGACTTCCTGATTAGTTACAGACACGTTATTTCatggatacgtgacgtcagcatttgatcaaacgtgccaggaacaTTTGGCAACATTATGTATACTGTAACGTAGACTTTCAATGCAGTATTTCCTGACTACAGAACACACAAAGAACACACTTCATTAATCAACATAACTAAATGCATCCCCAGTAAAACACATTAAAGTTCGTGCCTTTCACGGAGGTTTGATTCTCCCGaaatcttgtttcttttttttctttttactcaAAGTCAAACTGCAGGCCCGTTCCCTCCAGTCTCTCCATGTACTTTGCATCGTACGCCTTACTCTGGGAATGTGTAAAAGTATTCTTCCAGTCGCCAACCACACCTACAATAACATAAATCGTTACCAATATTGAGCTAGTTCTAGGTAAGCACTATATATTGCACGATGACATCAATATTACGATAGCAGTATTGTTATTGTATCTTTAGAAATACAAGCCACGTCATTCATTTACAGAAAAGATAAGAAGATATGGAAATTAAGAAACTTTAAACAAATATCACTGTGAAAGTCGTCATGTATTAATGAAGATTAGTCAAACACAACCCTTCAAATGTTAACAAGATCGATTAGTGGACAAAAATGCCAACGTTTTACCTTTCCTAGCCATGAAAGGTTTTGCAGGAATCCGTGACTCGGCCCAGTCAGCCTTCAGACTATCGAAAGTACAGGACTCGACAATACCTGAGAGAGTGACGTCATCCAATCTAATGTCCAATAATGTCATGATCTTCCTAATAGCACTGGTCAAGTCCTGTGAGAAAAAAAAGCGAGTCTTGGGTCTCTAACTATCTTTAGGTCTACCTTGTCCCTCCAACGACCTGGacgtcaagggactaggtaggtaggttgttttttttacacaacgtCGACGTCGGGGACACGACGAGcgtcgaactcaggacctctggcttctaAGACTCTACCATTTGCGCCACATATGACGCCAAGACGCCATATTCTTAACGTTGGAAAGTTAGTTGTCTTTTTGTCCGTGATAGTATACTGAGGATACCAATCCATGGGAAGTTTATATAGCTGGAATTGAATATGCTTAGATTTTTGGGCAGATCTTTTATgataaagccccctttacaaatcaagaatttagctcgacGGAGTTGTATGCGAGctttaaattacgaggaggcctGACCATGATGCCGACGAAccaatggcagagtttcttcgtcggcatcagggtcatacctcctcgtaatttagagctcgctgacaactcggccgagctaaattcttgatttgtaaagggggcttaaggacGCCGACCTTGTTCATGTCTTCATACTTCAGAAACAGGAAGTGGGGGTCGTCTCGCATCTGCCACCAGCCGAGCGCGTGGTCGTAGAAGTCACCACCAAGTGCTAATGGTATTGTGGAAAACACAGGAATTCGAAATGCGTAAGTCAACTCATCGAGGAAAGATATTATTTTActcatttgtatttgttttgaacGGCATTCGTATCTACATTGAAGGTTTTGCCGTGAATTGCATACAATATCACTTACTTTTTCCGTCAAGAAAATCTTGTGCGCACTGGTCCCAAGATGGGAAACATGCGGAGTTATGCAGAAGCCTGACCTTGTGTAGGAAGTGGTACAGAGACACTGCCGTGTCTTTCGGGTTCCTCATAACGACTATGACTTTTAtctggaaaggaaagaaaactgTGATAGGATAAGCCCATTCTACACATATCAATAAAGAATATCATATTATACACAGTTAGAGACTTACTTTTACACACTCCATTTTGTTGGATGAACTTCCCACACACCCAAAATATTATACATTGttatacaatgttttgaaaatactaAGCTTGATATCAATGATGTGCAATAATTTAGAACTAATAAAGCAGGCTGATGGGGGAAAGGCAAGTACACCAATTCTTCCTTACTTTAACAAATAACTATGAataaatgcaaacaaaaaatcGAAACCATAGCATAGGACAAAACTTTCCAaaagatacaagatacaaaaaccggacgtcttgcttgctgcagtaccaaagtcgCCCACCGGGGCACGCTCGAGGACACAGAAACGAGCCTCAAACTATATCTTTTTTACATCTTAATGATGTATTAAACATAGGATACCTTTCCTTTGGGAGTGGATATCATTTTAGGCGCCAGATGCCACGGCAGATGCGTGTGGACGATCCGCGGCGATGGTTGGTCGGCGAGGATCACGTGAGTTGGTTTGCCAAACCCTGGTACCTCCGCTTCCAGGTACCACGGTATGTCTTTCGCATGTATCGCCATCTTCCCAGCAGCCCTCATCAGCTTGTTGACGATCTCAATGGTCCAGTTCGTACCTAGCACAAATGTTCATGTAAAATCACCACCATTTATAATTTgttttagcctccttcaccggcgtctctagggacttgtggggggggggggggcgtcgaTTCGCGATTTGTTATCCaggaatacgacgggaaaggaaaatatgccgggaaaggaataatGCCGGcagaggaatatataccggggtGTGGGGGGTGTGGCGTCCCCGACctcaacaaaataacaacaactttCGCCAAGtccctagagacgccggtgaaggaggctaaatTTGTTTCAGGTAAACCGTCTgtagtagcctggagtccaggcTTGTTGTGCCATTATTAGTCACTAGGAAGCGTACCTTAAGGGAGCGACTAAGAGCACAACAAGGCTAGATTACAGACTACGCCTGTAGACACACAATATGTGTACAATAGGTGCAAGCTGCCTAGCGGACTGAAAGGTTTGACGTACTCACACCAAAATGGAGCCTTACTCTTACCGGTAAGTGTAGAGTGTTCCTTAACGTAGTCAAGGTGTGACCCTCCTAAAACTCGGGAACCTTTTGATAGAACCATCCTAATACGCCTTAAATTTTTCCTAAGGGCATAACTTTGAGTGTGAGTTAGTGCCCAACTTTGAGCCCGCCTAGTATTTGAAATCAACAACCTAACTTCAAGGCCACCTAATCGTACTAAACCGTTACAGACCTCCATGGCAACTGCCATTACTGTTATATACCTGTTGGTTGAAAGAATGCCCTAACAATGGTATTATACTTTCCTCTAGGGCAACTGATGTTCCTTCTACGCTTCGATCCCTTACCTGCTTTCAAATACGTCACAATGACGATATCGTCATCGCGTATGACGTAATCAAGCATGTTGTCCACCATCTCTTTTGTTGTCAGCAGTGGGTCGAAAAACGCTCCTttgtactcaaataactttggcATCTTGTTTTGCTGTGAACTCGAGCAACAAGCAAATAAGTACTTTGTCTGATCAACAGAATATTTGTTATCATACTAATTATGTAACGCTAGGTTAAGATAACATGTTTTGTTCAGAGTATGTTTTACTCAGTTGTTAACACGTAACAAGGACTGGAAGTCTATAAGGATATGGATTTTGAGACTATGTCTGGAGCAATGTCTTTTCTTCCTGTCACGGAAACATTATACCCGAGACAGCCTCGACTCACTCACAGCGAGGACtaaacattattttcaaatgCCTAAATCTAGGTTGACGATAATAACATTGAAGCAGAGTAGAGGTTAAGGTCAATAACCTAAGAGATAAACAGAAGAGGTCATGCCAGGTCAACAGAACGTACGCAGACAATATCAGTGAACTTAACGACAGTATGATTATTCTATTTTTGTAAGAATTAAAGACTCAAATCCTAAGGACGGCTTGTCGCTTTGAAGTACAAGAGGACATTTTGAGAACATATTATAATATTGAACGTTTCCGTCATTCAAGAACCAAAAAAGGGTTCTAGACACCCACAAAACTACAATTTTTATACAGGTAAGCAACTTGCAACTCACATTTTGCTGCATGCGAACCCTTAAGCTTTCGCAAAATACAGGAACTTCGTAAGGACTACAACAGTTAGTATATATTGATATGTAAGAGGGTACAG
Above is a genomic segment from Branchiostoma floridae strain S238N-H82 chromosome 16, Bfl_VNyyK, whole genome shotgun sequence containing:
- the LOC118403622 gene encoding protein yellow-like produces the protein MAEHTRYYVCVLLLTSCCGMLGRTRAVHVGEATLVYQWATLDYDWPSNAMRQSAIDEGRYIPENIIATGIKVYGQVVYLTTPRWRDGNPASLSAVVETSDGRNVLRPFPSWEMNQLGNCSALQSVQSMEVDPLGRMWIADVGGSCAPKLIIYDIETDDVIRTYTFPADVANTNTTYLNDIVIDTSADDPEDWFAYISNSRSPGGLVVYDYRRDSSHKVFDASMSVEPDAKVMTINGRNYTFDVAADGIALSPLGDNMKVYYCALSGYHLYSVPTSVIKQPVVTDISSSVTHEGRKVSQSDGLVVSREGNLYFAALHLNAVYRWDTTSSQDASYAHELVSDDVTMRWADTLAFDDDGYLWFIANRLHMWRANELTFTGSEPNFVVWKVHVGEKSYMHKSGAKSVRADLMLCLVAVLYVAIREM
- the LOC118403623 gene encoding sulfotransferase 6B1-like; the encoded protein is MQQNQNKMPKLFEYKGAFFDPLLTTKEMVDNMLDYVIRDDDIVIVTYLKAGTNWTIEIVNKLMRAAGKMAIHAKDIPWYLEAEVPGFGKPTHVILADQPSPRIVHTHLPWHLAPKMISTPKGKIKVIVVMRNPKDTAVSLYHFLHKVRLLHNSACFPSWDQCAQDFLDGKTLGGDFYDHALGWWQMRDDPHFLFLKYEDMNKDLTSAIRKIMTLLDIRLDDVTLSGIVESCTFDSLKADWAESRIPAKPFMARKGVVGDWKNTFTHSQSKAYDAKYMERLEGTGLQFDFE